A single region of the Solwaraspora sp. WMMD791 genome encodes:
- a CDS encoding SCP2 sterol-binding domain-containing protein: MSVAQDFFAAVDADPAPRVPPGLNGTLRFDVRDGADTEQWLLRFQDGRVAAAPSAAPADCVVVVDRYLFDRILQGAESIEPAFVRHAFTVEGLLPLLLSFRWLLPDAAGARRPRDLASGWARAR; this comes from the coding sequence ATGTCGGTGGCGCAGGACTTCTTCGCTGCGGTCGACGCGGACCCTGCCCCCCGGGTGCCGCCCGGACTCAACGGCACGCTGCGGTTCGACGTCCGCGACGGTGCCGACACCGAACAGTGGCTGCTCCGGTTCCAGGACGGGCGGGTCGCCGCAGCGCCGTCGGCGGCGCCTGCCGACTGCGTGGTGGTCGTCGACCGCTACCTGTTCGACCGGATCCTGCAGGGGGCGGAGAGCATCGAACCGGCCTTCGTCCGGCATGCCTTCACCGTCGAAGGGCTGCTTCCGCTGCTGCTGTCGTTCCGGTGGCTGCTGCCTGACGCGGCCGGAGCGCGACGGCCCCGGGACCTGGCGTCGGGCTGGGCCAGAGCCCGATGA
- a CDS encoding glycogen debranching N-terminal domain-containing protein, protein MKRLAYTSIFDGNLFMLSDANGDILPSAELPTGLFNDDMRYLSRWNLTVDGQQLHALSVDDLQYFESRFFLVPGEPTHYVDANLTIIRQRSVSGGVFLEHLTVLNHQNVPVEIAIRLDIGTDFADITELGDVRKLGKIHTEVEDGTLRLIYRRERMRREAVVSSSTAGVVDTHGMTFTVRIAAHGAWETTVKAVFWTRSTEGRDIREAASVYDAPGVVELGQVLDEWLASAPILTCDSAALAQAYRRSLIDLEALRFIGNARGELVPAAGLPWLMNLFGRDSIITCLQALPFTPQIVPGVLHALADLQGTRFNDFGEEEPGKILQEFRYSERAGFEDIAACPYYGGADTTPLFVVLLDEYHRWTGDDESAREMEFHARRALDWIDAYGDLMGDGFLWYARRNERLGRPNQCWKDSADGVSYRDGRLPTGPRATCELQGYAYDAKRRGARLARDVWGDPDLAERLERSADALRRRFNDEFWIAERGYFALGMDADGGLIDACASNMGHLLWSGIVEEDKAGQVVGHLMGPRLFSGWGIRSLAEGEGRYSPVGYHNGSVWPFDNSLIALGMRRYGFDDESACLAGAMIDAASFFEGRLPGSFAGYDRSLTKYPVQYPAACSPQSWSAGAVLMLLRTLLGLQPKGDRLIVRPHLPAGIGRIELLDIPGRWGLIDAFGLGHDG, encoded by the coding sequence ATGAAACGCCTCGCCTACACCAGCATCTTCGACGGCAACCTGTTCATGCTCAGTGACGCCAACGGCGACATCCTGCCCTCGGCCGAGCTACCGACCGGGCTGTTCAACGACGACATGCGGTACCTGTCGCGGTGGAACCTCACCGTCGACGGTCAGCAGCTGCACGCGCTCTCCGTCGACGATCTGCAGTACTTCGAGTCCCGGTTCTTTCTCGTTCCGGGCGAGCCCACGCACTACGTCGACGCGAACCTCACCATCATCCGCCAGCGGTCGGTCAGCGGCGGGGTCTTCCTGGAGCACCTGACGGTGCTGAACCACCAGAACGTCCCGGTAGAGATCGCGATCCGCCTCGACATCGGCACCGACTTCGCGGACATCACCGAGCTCGGCGACGTCCGGAAGCTGGGCAAGATCCATACCGAGGTCGAGGACGGGACCCTCCGGCTGATCTACCGTCGGGAACGCATGCGCCGGGAGGCGGTCGTCTCCAGCAGCACGGCCGGCGTCGTGGACACGCACGGAATGACCTTCACCGTACGGATCGCGGCGCACGGTGCCTGGGAGACCACCGTCAAGGCGGTGTTCTGGACGAGAAGCACCGAGGGCCGGGACATCCGGGAAGCAGCGTCGGTCTACGACGCTCCCGGTGTGGTGGAACTGGGCCAGGTGCTCGACGAATGGCTGGCGTCCGCGCCCATCCTCACCTGTGACTCGGCGGCGCTGGCGCAGGCGTACCGGCGCAGTCTGATCGACCTGGAGGCGCTGCGGTTCATCGGCAACGCTCGCGGTGAACTGGTTCCGGCCGCCGGACTGCCCTGGCTGATGAACCTGTTCGGTCGGGACAGCATCATCACCTGCCTGCAGGCACTTCCGTTCACCCCGCAGATCGTCCCGGGCGTCCTGCACGCGCTCGCCGACCTGCAGGGGACCCGGTTCAACGACTTCGGCGAGGAGGAGCCGGGCAAGATCCTGCAGGAGTTCCGCTACAGCGAGCGGGCCGGCTTCGAGGACATCGCGGCCTGCCCGTACTACGGCGGAGCCGACACCACCCCGCTGTTCGTCGTGCTGCTCGACGAGTACCACCGGTGGACCGGCGACGACGAATCCGCCCGGGAGATGGAGTTCCATGCCCGGCGGGCACTCGACTGGATCGACGCATACGGCGACCTCATGGGCGACGGCTTCCTGTGGTACGCCCGGCGCAACGAACGACTGGGCCGGCCGAACCAGTGCTGGAAGGACTCGGCCGACGGCGTCTCCTACCGCGACGGCCGACTCCCGACCGGTCCCCGCGCGACCTGCGAACTGCAGGGCTACGCCTACGACGCCAAACGACGCGGGGCCCGGCTCGCCCGCGACGTGTGGGGCGACCCCGATCTGGCCGAGCGCCTGGAGCGGTCCGCCGACGCGCTGCGGCGGCGGTTCAACGACGAGTTCTGGATCGCCGAGCGGGGGTACTTCGCGCTCGGGATGGACGCCGACGGCGGACTGATCGACGCCTGCGCGTCGAACATGGGCCACCTGCTGTGGAGCGGGATCGTCGAGGAGGACAAGGCCGGCCAGGTGGTCGGCCACCTGATGGGGCCACGGCTCTTCTCCGGCTGGGGCATCCGCTCGCTGGCCGAGGGCGAGGGTCGGTACAGCCCGGTGGGATACCACAACGGGTCGGTGTGGCCGTTCGACAACTCGTTGATCGCGCTGGGCATGCGCCGGTACGGATTCGACGACGAGTCGGCCTGCCTGGCCGGTGCGATGATCGACGCCGCCAGCTTCTTCGAGGGCCGGCTGCCGGGTTCGTTCGCCGGCTACGACCGGAGCCTGACCAAGTATCCGGTGCAGTACCCCGCGGCGTGCAGTCCACAGTCGTGGTCGGCGGGTGCGGTGCTGATGCTGCTGCGTACCCTGCTCGGACTGCAACCGAAGGGCGACCGGCTGATCGTGCGTCCGCACCTGCCCGCCGGCATCGGTCGGATCGAGCTGCTGGACATCCCCGGCCGGTGGGGGCTGATCGACGCCTTCGGCCTCGGCCACGACGGCTGA
- a CDS encoding cellulase family glycosylhydrolase produces MSSRKTRTTRWRIGTVAGGMAALLLAAGLAAPSAQAATGCRVAYTVAAQWPGGFTANVDVTNLGDPVSGWNLTWSFPSGQRVTQAWNATVATSGAQVTATNMSYNGSIGTNATVNFGFNGSWSGVNTAPTSFALNGVTCTGAVGPTVSPTASVSPSVSPSVSPSVSPSVSPTPPPPGDRMAMVAAMQPGWNLGNTFDAIPDETSWGNPLTTREMLHHLRSQGYNSIRIPVTWSNHHGPAPDYTLDPTWLNRVREVVDWSLAEGFYVMINLHHDSWQWINTYPTDRTAVLARYTALWSQIATTFRNHSAKLVFESINEPQFTGTSGDAESDQVLDELNREFVELVRRSGGNNSTRLLVLPTLHTSGEQARMDALLNTFDALDDPYLVATIHFYGWWPFSVNIAGGTHFDSNVEQDIVDTFGRAYDTFVSRDIPVIIGEWALLSYDYTRPGIIQRGELLKFFEAVGHHARTRQLTTMLWDAGSFLHRPELRWRDQGIYEMMKASLTTRSATASSDQIYVPRTGGVTSRSLTLNLNGTSLRGLWQGSTRLANGTDYTVSGSTLTLTQAAMTRLAGNRATGVNATIEARFSQGVPWQISIISYDPPVQAAATGTTSGLTVPTQFRGDQLATMTATYADGSPAGPANWTPYKEFWSSFRPDYGANTIFLTPEFFAEVADGTVTLTFHFWSGTQIAYQLTKSGATVTGSPA; encoded by the coding sequence ATGAGTTCGCGAAAGACACGCACGACGCGCTGGCGGATCGGTACGGTCGCCGGCGGGATGGCCGCACTGCTGCTGGCCGCCGGCCTGGCAGCGCCCAGCGCCCAGGCGGCCACCGGCTGCCGGGTGGCCTACACCGTAGCTGCCCAATGGCCGGGTGGTTTCACCGCCAACGTCGACGTGACCAACCTCGGCGACCCGGTCAGCGGCTGGAACCTGACCTGGTCGTTCCCCTCCGGCCAGCGGGTCACCCAGGCCTGGAACGCCACCGTCGCCACGTCCGGTGCCCAGGTCACCGCGACGAACATGAGCTACAACGGCAGCATCGGCACCAACGCGACGGTCAACTTCGGATTCAACGGATCCTGGTCGGGGGTCAACACCGCCCCGACGTCGTTCGCGCTCAACGGGGTCACCTGCACCGGCGCCGTCGGCCCCACGGTGAGCCCGACCGCCAGCGTCTCCCCTTCCGTGTCGCCGTCGGTCTCGCCGTCGGTGTCGCCATCGGTCTCACCCACGCCTCCGCCGCCGGGCGACCGGATGGCGATGGTGGCGGCGATGCAGCCCGGCTGGAACCTCGGCAACACCTTCGACGCCATCCCGGACGAGACCTCCTGGGGCAATCCGCTCACCACCCGGGAGATGCTGCACCACCTGCGGTCCCAGGGATACAACAGCATCCGGATTCCGGTCACCTGGAGCAACCATCACGGCCCGGCACCGGACTACACCCTCGACCCGACCTGGTTGAACCGGGTCCGGGAGGTCGTGGACTGGTCACTGGCCGAGGGTTTCTACGTGATGATCAACCTGCACCACGACTCCTGGCAGTGGATCAACACCTACCCCACCGACCGCACGGCCGTGCTGGCCCGGTACACCGCGCTGTGGAGTCAGATCGCCACCACGTTCCGCAACCACTCGGCGAAACTCGTCTTCGAGAGCATCAACGAGCCGCAGTTCACCGGCACGTCCGGTGACGCCGAGAGCGACCAGGTACTCGACGAACTCAACCGGGAGTTCGTCGAGCTGGTCCGCCGCTCCGGCGGGAACAACAGCACCCGGCTGCTGGTCCTGCCCACCCTGCACACCAGTGGTGAGCAGGCCCGGATGGACGCGCTGCTGAACACCTTCGACGCACTCGACGACCCGTACCTGGTCGCCACCATCCACTTCTACGGCTGGTGGCCGTTCAGCGTCAACATCGCCGGCGGTACGCACTTCGACAGCAACGTCGAGCAGGACATCGTCGACACCTTCGGCCGCGCCTACGACACCTTCGTGTCCCGCGACATCCCGGTGATCATCGGTGAATGGGCACTGCTCAGCTACGACTACACCCGTCCCGGGATCATCCAACGGGGCGAACTGCTCAAGTTCTTCGAAGCCGTCGGCCACCACGCGCGTACCCGGCAACTCACCACGATGCTGTGGGACGCCGGCTCGTTCCTGCACCGGCCGGAGCTGCGCTGGCGCGACCAGGGCATCTACGAGATGATGAAGGCAAGCCTCACCACCCGCTCGGCCACCGCCTCGTCGGACCAGATCTACGTGCCCCGGACCGGCGGCGTCACCAGCAGGTCGCTCACCCTCAACCTCAACGGCACGTCGTTGCGGGGTCTCTGGCAGGGCAGTACCCGGCTGGCCAACGGCACGGACTACACCGTCTCCGGCAGCACGCTCACCCTGACCCAGGCGGCCATGACGCGGTTGGCCGGCAACCGGGCCACCGGTGTCAACGCCACCATCGAAGCCCGCTTCTCCCAGGGGGTGCCCTGGCAGATCAGCATCATCAGCTACGACCCACCGGTCCAGGCCGCAGCGACCGGGACCACGAGCGGGCTGACCGTGCCCACCCAGTTCCGGGGTGACCAGCTCGCGACGATGACGGCCACGTACGCCGACGGCAGTCCCGCCGGGCCGGCCAACTGGACCCCGTACAAGGAATTCTGGTCCAGCTTCCGACCCGACTACGGCGCGAACACCATCTTCCTCACCCCGGAGTTCTTCGCCGAGGTCGCCGACGGCACGGTCACCCTCACCTTCCATTTCTGGAGCGGTACGCAGATCGCCTACCAGCTGACGAAGTCCGGCGCCACGGTCACCGGCAGCCCGGCCTGA
- a CDS encoding LacI family DNA-binding transcriptional regulator has product MTIAAIAESAGVSVPTVSKVINGRSGVAAQTRARVEAAINQYGYRRPSPTTRTNLMELVFDEIEDMWGLQIIRGVERVARQHGVGVVLTEFGPDRNAIRYWIDDTLARRPDCLVTVAQLDAEQHRQLRARGIPFVVFDPTVELPDDVPFVGATNWAGGRAAARHLIGLGHRRMAMIAADERILCCGARLDGYRSGCEAAGLTLESELVRRTGLTREGGESAALELLSRADRPTAIFAANDLQALGVYQAARRLGLRIPADVSVVGFDDLPIAALVEPAMTTVRQPLVEMAVFATELALSLSRGEPTPQVGVELATTLTVRQSTAPPSV; this is encoded by the coding sequence GTGACGATCGCCGCGATCGCCGAGTCGGCCGGGGTGTCGGTGCCGACCGTCTCGAAGGTCATCAACGGCCGGTCCGGGGTGGCCGCGCAGACCAGGGCCCGGGTCGAGGCGGCGATCAACCAGTACGGCTACCGTCGGCCGTCGCCAACCACCCGGACCAACCTGATGGAGCTCGTCTTCGACGAGATCGAGGACATGTGGGGGCTGCAGATCATCCGGGGCGTCGAGCGGGTGGCCCGACAACACGGCGTCGGCGTGGTCCTGACCGAGTTCGGGCCGGACCGCAACGCTATCCGGTACTGGATCGACGACACCCTCGCCCGCCGACCGGACTGCCTGGTGACGGTGGCCCAGTTGGACGCCGAGCAGCATCGTCAGTTGCGGGCGCGGGGTATCCCGTTCGTCGTCTTCGACCCCACCGTGGAGCTGCCCGACGACGTACCGTTCGTCGGCGCGACGAACTGGGCCGGCGGCCGGGCCGCAGCCCGCCACCTGATCGGGCTGGGCCACCGGCGGATGGCGATGATCGCCGCCGACGAACGGATTCTGTGCTGCGGAGCCAGGCTGGACGGCTACCGCTCCGGCTGCGAGGCCGCCGGTCTGACCCTCGAATCCGAGCTTGTCCGGCGCACCGGACTGACCCGCGAGGGTGGCGAGTCGGCCGCGCTGGAACTGCTGAGCCGCGCCGACCGTCCCACGGCGATCTTCGCGGCCAACGACCTGCAGGCGCTCGGGGTCTACCAGGCAGCCCGGCGGCTGGGGCTGCGGATCCCGGCGGACGTGAGCGTGGTGGGCTTCGACGACCTGCCGATCGCCGCCCTGGTCGAACCCGCGATGACCACGGTCCGTCAGCCGCTCGTCGAGATGGCGGTCTTCGCCACCGAGTTGGCGCTGTCGCTGAGTCGCGGCGAGCCGACGCCGCAGGTCGGGGTGGAGCTGGCCACGACCCTGACGGTCCGGCAGAGCACCGCACCGCCGTCGGTCTGA
- a CDS encoding Ig-like domain repeat protein: MRKSTGRHRIRRVVSLLAAVSLGAGGAIVTAPAALAGRHRTAEGATVVADRGSPTGYTVRFVYRNPNATQVRLAGDLTLLDVDTGATRYQPEEWQPGRYHAGGTEFLRDMTRDSKGYWSVSVPLHAGGLSYWYRVWDPTQGWENKRIWDPASTNPRPPGDSSFRVRNNDVLDTVYVPYSRKQHDPVLKERAEYELPVADRKQRGTVQYVPYTTILGDDGHYLGVYLPAGYDPDRPQPYKVAYLAHGIFGDETDFMVPANVPNILDNMTANGEIEPTVVVTMGNHFTGTGLNFASYNQTNAANNLVQTILPLIETRYNVSTERDGRAYAGFSYGGMTGAHVIRGYPTTFAFYGHFSGNPSLTTQDYDAVAAAVGDDDLFVFLGNGVFEGSLAAHETIANNFRTRGYTAETTQVPGAHDGMTASQLFTIFARDHLWSGVDTVSVTPASATLTKGWSWARQFAAQVTTNDGVSDAVNWSVTGAASAGTTISADGLLSVAADETAPSVTVTATSVVDPTKSSSATVTLVDPGTARVKVTAKVTPASVEQGRTVTLRVDVRAQSRHKKPPTVTGEIAVTIGGVTEAVALADGRAVMKLPTADLSPGVYPVHVAYSGDRSYAPTSAVHRHLRIR, encoded by the coding sequence ATGAGGAAGTCGACAGGAAGACACCGGATCAGGCGGGTGGTCTCGCTGCTCGCGGCGGTGTCACTCGGCGCAGGTGGCGCGATCGTCACCGCGCCGGCCGCCCTCGCCGGCCGGCACCGGACCGCGGAGGGCGCGACCGTCGTCGCCGACCGCGGCTCACCGACCGGCTACACCGTCAGGTTCGTCTACCGCAACCCCAACGCCACCCAGGTCCGTCTCGCCGGGGACCTGACCCTGCTCGACGTCGACACCGGCGCCACCCGGTACCAGCCGGAAGAGTGGCAGCCGGGCCGGTACCACGCTGGCGGAACCGAGTTCCTCAGGGACATGACCAGGGACTCGAAGGGCTACTGGTCGGTCTCGGTCCCACTGCACGCCGGCGGTCTCAGCTACTGGTACCGCGTCTGGGACCCCACCCAGGGCTGGGAGAACAAGCGGATCTGGGATCCGGCGTCGACGAACCCCCGACCCCCGGGCGATTCCTCGTTCCGGGTCCGCAACAACGACGTACTCGACACCGTGTACGTGCCGTACTCCCGGAAGCAGCACGATCCGGTGCTCAAGGAGCGGGCGGAGTACGAACTACCGGTGGCCGACCGGAAACAGCGGGGCACCGTCCAGTACGTCCCGTACACCACGATCCTCGGCGACGATGGCCACTACCTGGGGGTCTACCTGCCGGCCGGCTACGACCCCGACCGTCCCCAGCCGTACAAGGTGGCGTACCTCGCCCACGGCATCTTCGGCGACGAGACCGACTTCATGGTGCCGGCAAACGTACCGAACATCCTGGACAACATGACGGCCAACGGCGAGATCGAACCGACGGTCGTCGTCACCATGGGCAACCACTTCACCGGTACGGGACTCAACTTCGCCTCGTACAACCAGACCAACGCCGCCAACAACCTGGTGCAGACGATCCTGCCGCTCATCGAGACCAGGTACAACGTCTCGACCGAGCGCGACGGACGTGCCTACGCCGGCTTCTCCTACGGCGGGATGACCGGTGCCCACGTCATCAGGGGCTACCCGACGACGTTCGCGTTCTACGGCCACTTCTCCGGTAACCCGTCCCTGACGACGCAGGACTACGACGCCGTGGCGGCTGCGGTCGGCGACGACGACCTGTTCGTGTTCCTCGGCAACGGTGTCTTCGAGGGCAGTCTCGCCGCCCACGAAACCATCGCGAACAACTTCCGGACCCGGGGGTACACCGCCGAGACGACCCAGGTCCCCGGCGCGCACGACGGGATGACGGCGAGCCAGCTGTTCACCATCTTCGCCCGCGACCACCTGTGGTCGGGCGTGGACACCGTTTCGGTGACGCCAGCGTCCGCGACGCTGACGAAGGGCTGGAGCTGGGCCAGGCAGTTCGCCGCCCAGGTGACCACGAACGACGGGGTCAGCGACGCGGTGAACTGGTCGGTGACGGGAGCGGCGTCGGCGGGAACGACCATCTCCGCCGACGGTCTGCTCTCGGTGGCCGCCGACGAGACCGCGCCGTCGGTCACCGTCACCGCGACCTCGGTGGTCGATCCGACCAAGTCCAGCTCGGCGACGGTCACCCTGGTGGACCCGGGTACGGCACGCGTCAAGGTCACGGCGAAAGTCACCCCGGCCTCGGTCGAGCAGGGCCGTACGGTGACCCTGCGCGTCGACGTACGGGCGCAGTCGCGGCACAAGAAGCCACCGACGGTGACCGGCGAGATCGCCGTCACCATCGGCGGTGTCACCGAGGCGGTGGCGTTGGCCGACGGTAGGGCGGTGATGAAGCTGCCGACCGCCGATCTGTCGCCAGGGGTGTACCCGGTCCACGTCGCCTACTCCGGTGACCGGTCCTACGCACCGACCTCAGCGGTTCATCGGCACCTGCGGATCCGGTAG
- a CDS encoding carbohydrate-binding domain-containing protein, translating into MRRIPLRAVLPAGLAIALIAGPLQAPAVAQATVPITLTGASATSPSANVTIAGRAVTITAPGTYEITGTLNDGYLNVDTSASGIVNLILNGAVITNSSNAPLQVTDADEAVITLAAGTTSRLTDAATYVYPDPSTDEPNAALFSRADLRITGSGALTVRGNAYDGITSKDGLVIDSGTITVDAVDDGIRGKDFLDVTGGNLDVTAGGDGIKSDDTEADRGRLTITNGTVRVDAGDDAIKGENTVDISGGTVTVTNSYEAIESRQVTISGGTVNVTARDDAINAVEDGYGDFDVAPNAFVRFTGGTTIVSSSIDGVDSNGTVTFAGGTVVVSGPSSGSPGEGAIDSNGAVHFTGGTMLGAGSTALAVLSLPPTSGQGWVAPQLSSSQPANTLLHLVSGGQVLASYRSPKNFREVVFSSNRIQHGQTYEVYLGGSLTGSTIAGMATTGGSIAGATRLMTVTAGQYRGGLVGWPPGPGWPPPPQPTPTPPPPNPTTPPPNPTTPPPGGGGCTATYSVVGQWQGGFQGDVRVTAGSSAINGWRVTWTFANGQTISQSWNATINASGSAVTATNVSFNGALGAGASTTFGFLGTWNGSNATPALTCTAT; encoded by the coding sequence ATGAGACGCATCCCGCTGAGAGCGGTCCTGCCCGCCGGGCTCGCGATCGCCCTGATCGCCGGCCCGCTGCAGGCACCAGCCGTCGCGCAGGCGACCGTCCCGATCACGCTGACCGGCGCCAGCGCCACCAGTCCGAGTGCCAACGTCACCATCGCCGGACGGGCCGTGACGATCACCGCCCCGGGTACCTACGAGATCACCGGCACCCTCAACGACGGCTACCTGAACGTCGACACCTCCGCCTCAGGCATCGTCAACCTGATCCTCAACGGTGCCGTCATCACCAACTCCAGCAACGCGCCGCTACAGGTCACCGACGCCGACGAGGCGGTGATCACGCTCGCCGCCGGCACCACCAGCCGGCTCACCGACGCGGCCACCTACGTCTATCCGGATCCGAGCACCGACGAACCGAACGCCGCGCTGTTCAGCCGCGCCGACCTACGGATCACCGGTTCCGGGGCACTGACCGTGCGCGGCAACGCCTACGACGGCATCACCAGCAAGGACGGGCTGGTCATCGACTCGGGCACGATCACCGTCGACGCGGTCGACGACGGCATCCGGGGCAAGGACTTCCTCGACGTCACCGGCGGCAACCTCGACGTCACCGCCGGCGGCGACGGCATCAAATCCGACGACACCGAGGCCGACCGGGGCCGGCTCACCATCACCAACGGCACCGTACGGGTCGACGCCGGCGACGACGCCATCAAGGGAGAGAACACCGTCGACATCTCCGGCGGCACCGTCACCGTCACCAACTCCTACGAGGCGATCGAGAGCCGGCAGGTCACCATCAGCGGCGGCACGGTCAACGTCACCGCCCGCGACGACGCGATCAACGCCGTCGAGGACGGATACGGCGACTTCGACGTGGCGCCGAACGCGTTCGTCCGGTTCACCGGCGGGACCACCATCGTCAGCTCCAGCATCGACGGCGTCGACTCCAACGGTACGGTGACCTTCGCCGGCGGCACCGTCGTGGTCAGCGGCCCGAGCAGTGGCAGCCCCGGTGAGGGTGCGATCGACTCCAACGGCGCGGTCCACTTCACCGGCGGCACGATGCTCGGTGCCGGGTCGACCGCGCTGGCGGTGCTGAGTTTGCCGCCGACGTCGGGTCAGGGCTGGGTCGCTCCGCAGCTGTCCAGCAGTCAGCCGGCCAACACCCTGCTCCACCTGGTCTCCGGCGGCCAGGTGCTCGCCTCGTACCGGTCGCCCAAGAACTTCCGGGAGGTGGTGTTCTCCTCCAACCGGATTCAGCACGGCCAGACCTACGAGGTCTATCTGGGTGGCAGCCTGACCGGCTCGACGATCGCCGGCATGGCCACCACCGGTGGCAGCATCGCGGGAGCCACCCGGCTGATGACCGTCACCGCCGGGCAGTACCGTGGCGGCCTGGTCGGCTGGCCGCCCGGCCCCGGCTGGCCCCCGCCGCCGCAGCCCACGCCGACCCCGCCGCCGCCGAACCCGACGACCCCGCCGCCGAACCCGACGACCCCACCACCGGGTGGTGGCGGCTGTACGGCGACCTACTCCGTCGTCGGCCAGTGGCAGGGCGGCTTCCAGGGCGACGTACGGGTCACCGCCGGCTCGTCGGCGATCAACGGTTGGCGGGTCACCTGGACCTTCGCCAACGGCCAGACGATCAGCCAGTCCTGGAACGCGACGATCAACGCCAGTGGTTCGGCGGTGACGGCGACCAACGTCTCGTTCAACGGCGCGCTCGGTGCCGGGGCCAGCACCACCTTCGGTTTTCTCGGTACCTGGAACGGCAGTAACGCCACCCCGGCCCTGACCTGCACCGCGACCTGA
- a CDS encoding LysE family translocator translates to MHRSVYGHVDLYPGSGAASVAHPDATRPHAQIDACLTAPIRRHPHDAPVEIGRAAPRLLSGELVTFIGVAAAMVVLPGADFTMVVRNALDGRRLGLATAGGVVSGLLLHSSLAALGIAALMIASGTAYRVIQFVGMGYLCYLGIRLLCSRPGTEPSPDQSVHTRIDVRSHRRIQGSGVWRAYRQGLVTDVTNPKVFVFFASLIPQFVPTGVPVGPPTAMLALLIVLLAVIWYPTLAVTVDRAGGFLRQPVAARTLNVLTGLTLLGLSLHLATDLTVLLDDPELPERLGSR, encoded by the coding sequence ATGCACCGGTCGGTGTATGGTCATGTTGATCTCTACCCGGGGTCTGGTGCGGCGAGCGTCGCACACCCGGATGCGACTCGTCCCCACGCGCAGATCGATGCATGCCTGACCGCACCCATCAGGAGGCACCCCCACGATGCACCTGTCGAAATTGGCCGAGCGGCTCCGCGTTTGTTGAGCGGCGAACTCGTCACGTTCATCGGCGTGGCGGCCGCGATGGTCGTCCTGCCCGGAGCGGACTTCACGATGGTGGTCCGCAACGCACTCGATGGCCGCAGGCTCGGGCTGGCCACCGCCGGTGGCGTCGTCAGTGGGCTGCTTCTGCACTCGTCACTGGCTGCACTCGGAATCGCGGCGCTGATGATTGCGTCGGGGACCGCCTACCGGGTGATCCAGTTCGTCGGCATGGGCTATCTCTGTTATCTGGGCATCCGACTGCTGTGCAGTCGGCCGGGGACCGAACCGTCGCCCGACCAGTCCGTCCACACTCGAATCGATGTACGAAGTCATCGACGGATCCAAGGTAGCGGCGTCTGGCGGGCGTACCGGCAGGGGCTGGTGACCGACGTGACGAATCCCAAGGTGTTCGTCTTCTTCGCCAGCCTGATCCCACAATTCGTTCCCACCGGAGTGCCGGTCGGACCGCCCACCGCCATGTTGGCTCTGTTGATCGTGCTCCTGGCGGTGATCTGGTATCCGACACTGGCGGTGACGGTCGACCGGGCCGGCGGCTTCCTCCGGCAGCCGGTGGCCGCCCGTACGCTCAACGTGCTCACTGGCCTCACCCTGCTCGGGCTGAGCCTGCATCTCGCCACCGATCTGACGGTGCTGCTCGACGACCCGGAGCTTCCCGAGCGCCTGGGTTCGCGCTAG
- a CDS encoding nucleotidyltransferase family protein gives MNPPDAAGHGVAGLVLAAGAGRRYGGPKAPVFLGQALDALRGGGCDPVVAVLGAGAHQVRASIDLAGVDVVENPDWAEGMGSSLRLGLTTVTRLPQVSAVVVHLVDMPGVTAAAVARLRAPAHPGCLIRASYDGEPGHPVVLGRDHWPEIVATARGDQGARAYLRRHAAGVTAIECGDVASGYDIDIP, from the coding sequence ATGAACCCGCCCGATGCCGCCGGGCACGGCGTCGCCGGCCTGGTCCTGGCCGCTGGCGCGGGACGCCGATACGGCGGCCCCAAGGCACCGGTGTTTCTCGGGCAGGCGCTCGACGCGCTTCGCGGCGGCGGTTGCGATCCGGTCGTCGCGGTTCTCGGCGCCGGCGCCCACCAGGTCCGCGCCAGCATCGACCTGGCAGGTGTCGACGTCGTCGAGAACCCGGACTGGGCCGAGGGCATGGGTTCGTCGCTCCGGCTCGGGCTCACCACCGTCACCCGCCTGCCGCAGGTGTCGGCCGTGGTGGTGCATCTGGTGGACATGCCCGGGGTCACCGCGGCGGCGGTGGCCCGGCTGCGGGCCCCGGCACATCCGGGTTGCCTGATCCGCGCCAGCTACGACGGCGAGCCGGGCCACCCGGTGGTGCTGGGTCGCGACCATTGGCCGGAGATCGTCGCGACCGCCCGGGGCGATCAGGGCGCCCGGGCCTACCTGCGTCGGCATGCCGCCGGGGTCACCGCGATCGAATGCGGCGACGTCGCCAGCGGATACGACATCGACATACCGTGA